Proteins co-encoded in one Papaver somniferum cultivar HN1 chromosome 5, ASM357369v1, whole genome shotgun sequence genomic window:
- the LOC113284044 gene encoding F-box protein PP2-B10-like, with the protein METAEKDEVPVEKSEDTGNNLERLPEGCISDILSLTTPADVCRSSLVSTLFKSAADSDAVWEKFLPADYQDIISRAFYPFSSAATTTSKKKLYYRLSDDPLLIDDGLKSIQLEKSSGKKCIMLGAKELAIVWGDTPQYWFYRGCPDSRFAEVAELRCVWWFDIRGKLEIQMLSPNTFYLAYLVLKIRDRAYGFDEPIKAKVEVGGHTSQEKLIYLSACSDNDPPDQVSEAEYFARDRGDGWMEVGIGHFYNEGGDYEGGEVHMSVTETERLGAKRGLIIQEKKLWAKLHRSSNNISNRSINLGRTIKVQSISDQSNVEDKVSQHDVDPTEL; encoded by the exons ATGGAAACCGCAGAGAAAGATGAGGTACCAGTAGAAAAATCAGAAGATACTGGTAACAATCTGGAGAGACTACCAGAAGGATGTATATCTGACATCCTATCTCTAACAACACCTGCAGACGTGTGTAGATCTAGTCTTGTTTCAACTCTTTTTAAATCTGCTGCTGATTCTGATGCTGTTTGGGAGAAATTCCTTCCGGCAGATTACCAAGACATCATCTCCAGAGCATTTTATCCCTTTTCTTCAGCTGCGACGACCACATCTAAGAAAAAGTTGTATTATCGACTATCCGATGACCCACTTCTCATTGATGATGGTCTTAAGAGCATTCAGTTGGAAAAATCTAGTGGAAAGAAATGTATCATGCTTGGAGCAAAGGAGCTTGCAATTGTTTGGGGAGACACTCCTCAGTACTGGTTTTATCGAGGGTGCCCTGACTCCAGGTTCGCTGAGGTGGCCGAACTGCGATGCGTATGGTGGTTTGACATCCGTGGGAAGCTGGAAATCCAAATGCTATCCCCAAACACCTTCTACCTAGCCTACCTTGTGCTGAAGATAAGGGATCGTGCTTATGGATTTGATGAACCTATAAAGGCCAAAGTCGAAGTTGGTGGCCACACTAGCCAAGAGAAACTTATCTACTTGAGTGCTTGCAGCGATAATGATCCTCCAGATCAAGTGTCGGAGGCAGAATATTTTGCACGGGATAGAGGAGATGGATGGATGGAGGTTGGGATCGGTCATTTCTATAACGAAGGAGGTGACTACGAGGGCGGGGAGGTGCACATGTCTGTGACTGAGACCGAGAGGTTAGGGGCCAAGCGCGGCCTTATTATCCAAG AGAAAAAATTATGGGCGAAGCTACATCGGAGCAGCAACAACATTTCAAATCGGAGCATCAACCTCGGACGAACAATCAAAGTTCAATCTATATCGGACCAGAGCAATGTCGAAGACAAAGTCAGCCAACACGATGTTGATCCAACAGAGCTCTGA